The following coding sequences are from one Paenibacillus sp. JDR-2 window:
- the hxlB gene encoding 6-phospho-3-hexuloisomerase — MSTLSAASSILQELERTLEAVKPSEIEALTKRITEADKIFVAGAGRSGLMMRAFAMRLMHMGFRAYVVGETVTPGIAEGDLLLIGSGSGETKTLTSMAAKAQSIGAAVGVVTIMPESTLGAAASSRVTIPAVTKDSTSGGSSQPMGTLFEQSLLLLLDTIVLNLMQQQKLQGTAMYNNHANLE; from the coding sequence ATGAGTACGCTGAGCGCAGCTTCCTCCATTCTTCAAGAGCTGGAACGCACGCTTGAGGCCGTTAAGCCTAGCGAGATCGAAGCTCTAACGAAGCGGATAACGGAAGCGGACAAAATTTTCGTTGCCGGTGCCGGACGTTCCGGGCTGATGATGCGGGCATTTGCCATGCGCCTGATGCATATGGGCTTCCGCGCTTACGTCGTAGGCGAGACCGTTACGCCGGGCATTGCCGAAGGGGATCTGCTGCTCATCGGCTCGGGCTCCGGCGAGACCAAAACGCTGACAAGCATGGCGGCCAAAGCCCAAAGCATCGGCGCAGCCGTTGGCGTTGTGACCATTATGCCGGAATCAACCTTAGGCGCCGCAGCATCCTCCCGGGTAACAATCCCTGCCGTCACCAAAGACAGCACTTCCGGAGGCTCCAGCCAGCCGATGGGCACCTTGTTCGAGCAAAGCCTTCTGCTTCTGCTGGATACGATCGTCCTGAATCTGATGCAGCAGCAGAAGCTGCAAGGTACGGCCATGTACAACAATCACGCGAACCTGGAATAG
- the hxlA gene encoding 3-hexulose-6-phosphate synthase: protein MELQLALDLVNIPEAKEVVKEVAPYIDIVEIGTPVVINEGLRAVKEIKDEFPSLKVLADLKIMDAGGYEVMKASEAGADIITVLGVSDDSTIKGAVDEARKQNKKIMVDMINVKDIAARAAEIDNLGVDYICVHSGYDHQADGKNSFEDLATIKRVVKQAKTAIAGGIKLQTLPEVIRAQPDLVIVGGGITGAEDKQAVAAQMQQLIKG, encoded by the coding sequence ATGGAACTGCAATTGGCACTTGACCTGGTTAACATCCCGGAGGCAAAGGAAGTCGTAAAAGAGGTTGCCCCTTATATCGATATCGTTGAGATTGGCACCCCCGTTGTCATTAACGAAGGGCTTCGCGCCGTTAAAGAAATCAAAGACGAATTCCCGTCGCTTAAAGTACTGGCCGACCTGAAAATTATGGATGCCGGCGGTTATGAAGTGATGAAGGCTTCCGAAGCAGGCGCCGACATTATCACCGTTCTTGGCGTATCCGACGATTCCACGATTAAAGGCGCGGTTGATGAAGCCCGCAAACAGAACAAAAAGATTATGGTCGACATGATCAACGTAAAAGACATTGCCGCGCGCGCGGCGGAAATCGATAACCTTGGCGTTGATTATATCTGCGTTCATTCCGGTTACGATCATCAGGCAGACGGCAAAAACTCGTTCGAGGATCTGGCTACGATTAAACGCGTCGTGAAGCAGGCAAAAACCGCGATCGCAGGCGGCATCAAGCTTCAAACCCTGCCGGAAGTCATCCGCGCCCAGCCGGATCTGGTTATCGTAGGCGGCGGCATTACCGGCGCCGAGGACAAGCAGGCGGTTGCCGCTCAAATGCAGCAGCTGATCAAAGGGTAA